DNA from Drosophila suzukii chromosome 2R, CBGP_Dsuzu_IsoJpt1.0, whole genome shotgun sequence:
cattgttggaccgattccacgattgtgctagcatggttagccaaaccagcgtgccattggacaacgttcgttgccaacagggtgacgaagatcaccgagtccactgaggcggccaattggtcgaacgttcaatccgaacataaccaagctgatttggctagtcgaggagttccccttcaagagctggtggataacccgctttggtggcatggacccacttggctgcaacgtccacgcgatcattggcccagccagggaaccgacctgccggtgactgagatcgaaaagcgtgccgttaaagcccatgtggcgtctatgccgacagaagatttcctggatcgcttttccaatttagagagagctttgcgggtcctcgcgaatgtccatcgatttgtccagcgatgtcgaagacaatcaccgctttccggggtccgtctatgggcccaggacgttgccgccacggaagaactcatgacaatttgcactcagcgcaggtatttttctgaagaataccgctgcttgagtcagtagcgtcctgtgcccgcggcaagttcgattctctccctgaacccctttctagacAAGAAAGGGCTAATCAAGGCATGCGGCCGCATAAGggcctccgacagtttgcggtatgatgaacgacatccgataatcctgccgtacgaatgtacactctcgcggcttctggtaaAATTTACGCATCTCATTTCGTTATATGGTGGtaaccagttagtggtgcgtcttacccggtccagatactgggttccgagaataaagaacttggtgaaggcagtggttaactcctgcaagatctgcgttatccacaaaatgagattgcaagtccagatgatgggaagttttccaAAAGAGCGAGTGTCTTTTTCCCGTCCGTTCACGTTCTCAGCGATGGACTACGCCGGTCCgtttgatataaaaaacaatgaaaaacgctatagtcgcgtacctcgactatcagataccctttactcacctaatgggaccaaagggaaatggagatatgcaagcagcaaagcgagattgaaatgcgccattaagtgttagagtgggcgtggcaatttttttttggatcaatctataggtattgacgggaccaaaacatttcagttaaaattttttatctagcatgaaaatggtgggcgccacaggattgggcggtttgtgggcgttagagtgggcgtgccaaacgtttttgggttaatcgataggtattgacgagaacaatacgtTTCAggtaacatttttattctagcatcaaaactgtaggagccacggttttgggcggtttgcgggcgttggagtgggcgtggcactgtgctgaaacaaacttgcgatgcctagtcccagtattgtagcttgtatagtttccgagatctaagcgttcatacggacagacggacggacggacagacggacagacggacatggctagatcgactcggctagtgatcctgatcaagaatatatatactttattgggtcggaaacgcttccttctgcctgttacatactttccgacgattctagtatacccttttactctacgagtaacgggtataattataccggaagagctcGTCTCATTACaaaagggtatgtgttggttttcgtttgtttttgtaccaaggccatccatctagagcctatGTCCGACTTAACGAGtgaaaagtttcttgccgctttcgctcgtttcgtatctagaagagggtgtcctcgccaagtccagtccgacaatggaaagaccttcgtcggcgcctccaccgtgctttcccgagacttcctgcaagtcgttaaggagtctgtgaccgatgcgtatagtcatcagcagctcagCTGGCAATTCCttcctcctggggcaccccatatgggaggcctatgggaagctggtgtcaagagtTTCAAGACCTTtttttacaagtccaccgctacacgaaagtacacctttgaagtGCTGTCCACGCTCCTAGCGAaaatcgaagcttgtctgaattccagaccgctatcttccatgtccgaggatccaactgatctcttagcgttgacaccagggcactttcttgttggatgacctcttctatccatagtggaacctgaagtaaaTGGCAACAATTCCGCAatcgatggaaggatgagtaccttaaggagctccacaagcgcaacaagtggcaagtccccacagaaaatctgcgtgtCGGCGATATGGTCGTTattaaggatgacaatttgccctcaaatgagtaGCAACTCGGACGAATAGACTAcgtttttccgggagccgatggcAAGGTCCGCGTATtcgacattcgtacgacacgcggcattgtcaaacgtccagtgaccaaggaGGTTTTTCTTCCAAGAGAGTTGTCCAAATCTAcctcgtaacgagccgcgtttcttacacaccttagtccgtagccattatccacgtcattgttaatcagccctttttgttttttccttatccacactctaaacaggaaaatggctccccgtccacgtagcgctcaggcaTTGGATATCAGACGTACGAGAGGTAAtcagtcctaccgatgccgagtctgccgcggaatccatcctcttcggaagtgtcagaggttcctaaagctgagcgcagagaagcggctgcgggcagttcttataaacaagtactgcgcgaactgtctcgcacacgagcactccactgggagctgtcgtagcggtgaccggtgcagaacACACGCTACTCCACATGCACGAACttgtttcccggaaaaagtccggctccaagcaacagcccgcttctccgcagcgttcgcgccggcaagatccgccGGCAATATCCGCCAACTCGTCAAACGCTTGCCCCTCTACCGCGCacagcatcctcgacaccagctccgtcgctcgcggtacttctccagcgtcatagcgtcaacgtcctcccgactgctttggtgatcgtcgagaccgggGAGTAGACGTTCGACAAAAACCGTGGGCGATGAGAGCATCTGCACGGGACGATTCGGTCAAAGGTCGACGAGGacatcaagctggaggtggtcctcaagatcgagcagaacgtgcgcatccgcacccCCAACCGggcgctcagtgagagcgcAGTAAAGAAGTTTAAGGAGCTACCGCTTGCGGATGAGAATTTCCATCGGCCAGCCACCATTTCCTTAATCCTGggcgcggacgtctacccgaaggtgatacagccgggcctccacatggtcgacgagggactgccgtaGCCCAGAAGACTGTGTTAGGGTGGATCCTCTCCGGCGCATGTACGCAGGCTTAAGTCGTAGGCGACTGGCCGAGGTTCCGTTTctttttgcaacgctagcgattgcaagggggcggaatgttcaggcccactgtccggcgaatctggaccgGCCCGCTATCCAACTGCACCGCTCTTTCGCTCTCCcactctctcgcgctcccgctctcccgctctgttcccagctcccctccgtgaagtctccgctgcgctttggagcgcggAACTGAGCTTAGACTTAGGCAGGTCAATTTTGGCATTTATATTGAATAAACCGCGTTCGCACCCCCGCCTAATTTGTACAGTGAACCTTTTGCGTGATTACTTTTCGGTCAAGGGGTACTTCGCGTTTCGAGTGGTTTTCTCCCCTAAGCTTAGACTCTTTccgccgcaccagcagcaaaccgccgaagcccagAGCAGCAGCgcgccgacgccgccagttcCCACGCCATTCTACCAGCGCCACCGGTACCCCGCTATCCCCGGCGTAAAATCTTTAATAGATAATTTCTTCCAAGCACTGTTTACATCGATGGAGTCAGTTTCAGTTGTATCCAAATCAAGCGTATAGATCGAATGATGTAATATGTCTTGAAGGTGTAAATTATAACCTGATCCATTGGCTGCAGAAATAATGTTGTATTAGTAAGTAAGTAATTTGCTCTTGTCTATCCCTTTAAACGAACGGGGATTAAAAGACTTATAAACAAGCATTGGCTTTACTTGAAAGTCGCTTGATGCATTACTACACAGCAAAAGTGTAAAACGATCTTTTTGTGCCTTAAAGCCGGGAGCTACTTTTTGGGTATCAACGCAAGGGAAACAAATTGTGGGATGATATAGGTCTTCTGGAACAGCAAGTGCGTCAATTCTAGGTACCGTGTCTTCAGACGGATCTTAAACAAATGCAAggtttaattgtctatttagTGATttacgtataaagcttacttgctttTAACAGACAATCAACAAATTCATAGATAAAGGTGAAAAGAGAAGTGAGTCAGGGAAAGGGGAACAAGGGCAATCAGCACCCCACCCCGCCTACGAGGAGTGCGATCGATTTTATACGTATTAAAATTGTTGAACAGAACTTCTGAGTCAGATATATCaggtttcagccaagtctcagtaaaggTTTAGTACATTAAACTGTTCAGGAGGAActgatattttaaatgaagatgTGAATGATGGGAAGATGGAAATTCTTGGTGTATAAATTCCAAatcatctgcagatgtggtttcGGGGGTTAAACGAAACAGAAATAAATGCTTCCTAATGGAACAACCGAGAGTCTCTTTCTTTCCCCACCAGCAATCTCAACATCGTTTGTCTTATTCTCGGGACCAGCTCCTACAGAGCTTACTTATCCTTTGAGCACAGAAAGCTCAGTAGTGTTTGACCCATCAGGCTGTATAGCGGAACCAGGGTCTCCTCCAGAACTTTTGGTAGCCATGGGTACTGCCGGCAGCGAAGTTTTAGACCCCCAATTCAATCCTCTACTCTGCCAATAACTTCAGTACATTTAGGATGTATGACTGTATTGCAAAGccgacagtaaataaaaacgtcaAAAATGTTGAAACACAGAAACACAAAACTTTAAGAGCGCGTAGAGACTGCAAAAGCGAAAGAGCGCGAGAGATTAACTTCGACAGAGCGTGCCCTGCGAAATACGAACAACATATTGATGACAACAGTTTAAATGAAAAGAAATAGATAATTGAACACAAAAAACTGATTCAAACAAAAGCATTCCTGGTTTGTTAGGCTAGGTTAAAAAACAGGACTAAtattcctaaaaaaaattgacaaaatcacagagcacaagataTACGCaaccggtcacaagcgacgctaaatcttCATTACTTAAATGAAGAAAACAATATTTCATGTTACAAGCACATTTTTCTTACTTTTGCCCCACAGCGTATTTGTGTAATAGTATAACGACGATTAGCCAAATAACTTTGCTTAGAAGATAGGTAGGGCAGTAAATAAACTGGTGAACTTTTAGGACTAACTTTATCATAGGTCGTTCGAATAATCAAtgtagaagtgaaattttGGCAATCCTAGGCGTGCCAATAAAGTAATCGACGCCAGGTGGTACGATGGATTGGTGTGAAATCTCGGGAGCAGTCGCTTGGCAGCTTGCATATCTACATCTCGCTCGCACTCCCCTTAGCTATGTAACGGTATCAGATAGTCGCGGCCATCGAGTGTATCGACCTCTTTCGTTCAAATGTGGATTGATGTGCCAAATGATAATAAAAAGGTTTTGAGGCGGTATTTAGTAAATAGTTCTCAGCTACGGGTGAGAAATTCGATTATGGTCAGTACTTACAGGATCGGTAACAATAACGCCTACTAATAGCGGCGTAAGGAGCGGAAATATATTTCCAATGCCGTTAACAATGGCCATCAGCATGCCTGAGTGGTTGGGCGACATGTCGATGATGGTCAGGATGCTACCTATTCCAGACCCGGCGTTTAAGCCAGCATTGATCGTCATCAGAGCTATAGCCAGACTGGTCTGACTGTTGTCCAGAAAGCCAGTTCCGATAAGAATTGCCGCCGGCCCCCAGAACGAGACGGTGTTAATTGCCTTGCGTAGCGTGGTTAAGGACATCCAATGCCGAGACATGGCCACGTCAGCGAAGACTAGGTATATATAGGACATAACCCACATGGCCAGGAAGGGCAAGGCCGAGTAAAGCGCATTGCTTTTGATGTCCATTTTCAGGACGCCGTGCAAGTAGAATGGTGTCTGCAGCTGCATTATGGAATTGGCCCAGCCCTGAGCGCCCCGCACGATCAATAGTGCATAGAAGGGAACGGAAGTCCAGATGGCACGCCATGGGATGGGAATCTTCTGGCCGTGGAAGCCATCGCTCCGCTTCGTTGAACGTTCTATGTGGTCCTGTTCCCGGGCCCCGATCAGCCGATGGCTAGGGGCGTTATTTGCACTGAGTGTCACCCAGAGGAGACACCAAAGCCCACAGGTGCCTGCCGACACGTAGAAAATTCCCGGCCAACCCATGGAGCTGTTTGCTATCAGACCACTGCTGGCCATAGCCAGAACTGACCCGCAGTCGGCCCCTGAGTAAGCAAAGGCGCCCAGCCGGTTGCGATCCTCCGGCGGAGACCACTTGGCCAGGTGCTCGTGAATGCATGGAAAGATTAGACCTTGAAAGAGGCCCTCCACGATGCGTATGGTGCAGAAGGCCTGCCAGCCGCCCCAGGCT
Protein-coding regions in this window:
- the LOC139352183 gene encoding uncharacterized protein; protein product: MQEIWLQDLGWDDNLPIELCKRWNSFLQSYSVLDQVRIPRWVSFRPEFRVEHHGFCDASQKAYGAAIYVRVEVGHKTMVHLLTAKTRVAPVKTVSLPRLELCGSLLLSEMAEAILPNMPRLTSKFHCWTDSTIVLAWLAKPACHWTTFVANRVTKITESTEAANWSNVQSEHNQADLASRGVPLQELVDNPLWWHGPTWLQRPRDHWPSQGTDLPVTEIEKRAVKAHVASMPTEDFLDRFSNLERALRVLANVHRFVQRCRRQSPLSGVRLWAQDVAATEELMTICTQRRYFSEEYRCLSQ
- the LOC118877099 gene encoding putative inorganic phosphate cotransporter isoform X5; the encoded protein is MSIDLKGQQLIFLPYPLLRPDSLTDKMEDHYEDHVNGPVVGIRHLQAFLLFLAIVVNYTARLGVSVGVVAMTDAATTNENFPEFDWSGAQQSYVLSCFYWGYIITQFPAGFLVRRFGAKAVLLIPTLGTAVLSALTPFCVAWGGWQAFCTIRIVEGLFQGLIFPCIHEHLAKWSPPEDRNRLGAFAYSGADCGSVLAMASSGLIANSSMGWPGIFYVSAGTCGLWCLLWVTLSANNAPSHRLIGAREQDHIERSTKRSDGFHGQKIPIPWRAIWTSVPFYALLIVRGAQGWANSIMQLQTPFYLHGVLKMDIKSNALYSALPFLAMWVMSYIYLVFADVAMSRHWMSLTTLRKAINTVSFWGPAAILIGTGFLDNSQTSLAIALMTINAGLNAGSGIGSILTIIDMSPNHSGMLMAIVNGIGNIFPLLTPLLVGVIVTDPRSIHSMAATI
- the LOC118877099 gene encoding putative inorganic phosphate cotransporter isoform X4, with product MSIDLKGQQLIFLPYPLLRPDSLTDKMEDHYEDHVNGPVVGIRHLQAFLLFLAIVVNYTARLGVSVGVVAMTDAATTNENFPEFDWSGAQQSYVLSCFYWGYIITQFPAGFLVRRFGAKAVLLIPTLGTAVLSALTPFCVAWGGWQAFCTIRIVEGLFQGLIFPCIHEHLAKWSPPEDRNRLGAFAYSGADCGSVLAMASSGLIANSSMGWPGIFYVSAGTCGLWCLLWVTLSANNAPSHRLIGAREQDHIERSTKRSDGFHGQKIPIPWRAIWTSVPFYALLIVRGAQGWANSIMQLQTPFYLHGVLKMDIKSNALYSALPFLAMWVMSYIYLVFADVAMSRHWMSLTTLRKAINTVSFWGPAAILIGTGFLDNSQTSLAIALMTINAGLNAGSGIGSILTIIDMSPNHSGMLMAIVNGIGNIFPLLTPLLVGVIVTDPGSRSQWQIVFAMTAVVFFFGNLVYLIWGTTDLQLWDDEDYLKTPDANCNQNGQQMDLRRQPLTH
- the LOC118877099 gene encoding putative inorganic phosphate cotransporter isoform X3: MSIDLKGPVVGIRHLQAFLLFLAIVVNYTARLGVSVGVVAMTDAATTNENFPEFDWSGAQQSYVLSCFYWGYIITQFPAGFLVRRFGAKAVLLIPTLGTAVLSALTPFCVAWGGWQAFCTIRIVEGLFQGLIFPCIHEHLAKWSPPEDRNRLGAFAYSGADCGSVLAMASSGLIANSSMGWPGIFYVSAGTCGLWCLLWVTLSANNAPSHRLIGAREQDHIERSTKRSDGFHGQKIPIPWRAIWTSVPFYALLIVRGAQGWANSIMQLQTPFYLHGVLKMDIKSNALYSALPFLAMWVMSYIYLVFADVAMSRHWMSLTTLRKAINTVSFWGPAAILIGTGFLDNSQTSLAIALMTINAGLNAGSGIGSILTIIDMSPNHSGMLMAIVNGIGNIFPLLTPLLVGVIVTDPPESKVRRVQFDLEETPSVSNSTERQMAELKEEFRQTRREISVMSQKLDILADKVAEVNAIWKASFAPDKEITGAVPFPLKTEEELDEFENSLPRSSSVFTQRKYPK
- the LOC118877099 gene encoding putative inorganic phosphate cotransporter isoform X1, with amino-acid sequence MSIDLKGQQLIFLPYPLLRPDSLTDKMEDHYEDHVNGPVVGIRHLQAFLLFLAIVVNYTARLGVSVGVVAMTDAATTNENFPEFDWSGAQQSYVLSCFYWGYIITQFPAGFLVRRFGAKAVLLIPTLGTAVLSALTPFCVAWGGWQAFCTIRIVEGLFQGLIFPCIHEHLAKWSPPEDRNRLGAFAYSGADCGSVLAMASSGLIANSSMGWPGIFYVSAGTCGLWCLLWVTLSANNAPSHRLIGAREQDHIERSTKRSDGFHGQKIPIPWRAIWTSVPFYALLIVRGAQGWANSIMQLQTPFYLHGVLKMDIKSNALYSALPFLAMWVMSYIYLVFADVAMSRHWMSLTTLRKAINTVSFWGPAAILIGTGFLDNSQTSLAIALMTINAGLNAGSGIGSILTIIDMSPNHSGMLMAIVNGIGNIFPLLTPLLVGVIVTDPPESKVRRVQFDLEETPSVSNSTERQMAELKEEFRQTRREISVMSQKLDILADKVAEVNAIWKASFAPDKEITGAVPFPLKTEEELDEFENSLPRSSSVFTQRKYPK
- the LOC118877099 gene encoding putative inorganic phosphate cotransporter isoform X2; this encodes MNIKIVYKRGPVVGIRHLQAFLLFLAIVVNYTARLGVSVGVVAMTDAATTNENFPEFDWSGAQQSYVLSCFYWGYIITQFPAGFLVRRFGAKAVLLIPTLGTAVLSALTPFCVAWGGWQAFCTIRIVEGLFQGLIFPCIHEHLAKWSPPEDRNRLGAFAYSGADCGSVLAMASSGLIANSSMGWPGIFYVSAGTCGLWCLLWVTLSANNAPSHRLIGAREQDHIERSTKRSDGFHGQKIPIPWRAIWTSVPFYALLIVRGAQGWANSIMQLQTPFYLHGVLKMDIKSNALYSALPFLAMWVMSYIYLVFADVAMSRHWMSLTTLRKAINTVSFWGPAAILIGTGFLDNSQTSLAIALMTINAGLNAGSGIGSILTIIDMSPNHSGMLMAIVNGIGNIFPLLTPLLVGVIVTDPPESKVRRVQFDLEETPSVSNSTERQMAELKEEFRQTRREISVMSQKLDILADKVAEVNAIWKASFAPDKEITGAVPFPLKTEEELDEFENSLPRSSSVFTQRKYPK